Sequence from the Microbacterium sp. AZCO genome:
ACGGCCCCGATGGGAGTCGGAGCGAGGGTGCACCCGGCGACGGGATCGGGGTCGCCCGGGTCGCCCGGGTCGACGGTTCCGGGGCACGTCGAGGTGTGGGAGCCGAGACCCGACACGGTGTCGGTCGGGAGGATGTTCCACTGAGCCGTCGGGACGAAGGCGTCGGAGCCGTTGGGGTCGCCGCAGCTGTCGGCCTTGCGCTGCAGGGTGCGGTCCTGCGTGATGTCGTTGCCCGAGCCCCAGAAGCTCCCGGGGTCGGTTCCGATCTGTCCGAACACGTCGAGGATCTGACCGTCCTTGGTCAGTGCGATCGCGTCGTCGCCGTTGAAGAGCGCCTGCGAGGTCGTGAGGTCGGCCTGCGCGAGGATCGCGGGGTTGGCGAGGGTGCTCGCGAGCACGAAGACGTCGTGCGAGGCGAGTGTGCCCGTGAGCGGGACCTGGAGACCCGCGGAGGACGATCCGTTGAAGAAGAAGTCGAGCCGGTAACCCGCCAGGGGCACGGCGGCGTCGGTGGGGTTGTAGACCTCGACGGCCTTGTTGTTGCTGAGACCCTCGACGACCTCGCTCAGGAAGAGCGGTGCGGGCTCGGCCGCCGTGGCCGGGGGTGCGGCCACGAGGGCGCCGAGGACGACGGCTCCCGCGGCGAGATAGACGGATGGACGGACGAGACGATGCACGGGACCTCCTTGGCGAGCACATGGAAAGAGAGGCCTCGTGAGCCTCTCCCGGTGCACACCGTAGGCGAGAGGGGCGGGGAGCGGTAGACCTTGTGGTGACGGCGCGGTGAACGGTAGTGAACCGGATTTCGGCCGTGCGCGCGGCCGCCGTCTGGGCAGAGAATGGACCGCATGACCGCGAGCGCCGCCGATCCCTTCCGGGTCGTCTTCGTGTGCACCGGCAACATCTGCCGGTCGGTCATGGCGGAGGTCGTGTTCCGGGGGTTCGCGGATGCCGCGGGCCTGCGCGATCGCGTCGGCTCGACGAGCGCCGGCACCGGCGACTGGCACGTCGGGGAGCGGGCCGATCAGCGCACGATCGAGGCGCTCACCCGCCGCGGCTACGACGGCTCGCATCACCGGGCCCGCCAGTTCACCCTCGCCGACTTCGCGCACAACGACCTCGTCGTCGCGCTCGACCGCAGCCACGAGCGCATCCTCAAGGGCTGGGCGCCCGGCGAGACCGACGCCGACAAGATCGCGCTGCTCATGTCGTTCGATCCGTCGGCGCGCAGTCTCGACGTGCCCGACCCGTACTACGCGGGTCCCGGAATGTTCGACGAGGTGCTCGGTATGATCGAGAGCGCGAGCCGGGCGCTCTTCCGGCAGCTCGAACCCGCGATACGACCCGCCGTCTGACTCGGCGCGGTCTCGCGTGAAGGCCCGACGGGAGTCCCGTGACCATCTCCTCCGACCAGCCCCTGGGTGTTCAGCCCCTCAGCCCCCTCGACGGCCGCTATCGCGCCGCCGTCTCGGGACTCGGCGAGTACCTCTCCGAAGCGGGCCTCAACCGCGCCCGCGTCGAGGTCGAGGTCGAGTGGCTCATCGCCCTCACCGACCGCTCGCTGTTCGGCACGACGCCGCTCGGCGAGACCGAGAAGGACCGGCTGCGGGTGCTCTACCTCGACTTCGGGCCCGACGAGATCCAGTGGCTCGCCGAGCGCGAGGCGGTCACGCGGCACGACGTCAAGGCCGTCGAGTACCTCGTGCGCGACCGGCTCACCCAGCTCGGCCTCGACGGCATCGCCGAGCTGACGCACTTCGCCTGCACGAGCGAGGACATCAACTCCACCGCCTACGCCCTCACGGTCAAGCGCGCCGTCGAAGAGGTGTGGCTCCCGAAGCTCCGTGCGGTGATCGCGTCCCTGCGCGCTCTCGCCGAGAAGCATCGGGATGCCGCGATGCTGTCCCGCACGCACGGTCAGCCGGCGACCCCCACGACGATGGGCAAGGAGCTCGCCGTCTTCGCGTGGCGCCTCGAGCGCGTCGCGGCGCAGGTCGCGGCATCCGATTTCCTCGCGAAGTTCTCGGGCGCGACCGGAACGTGGTCTGCGCACCTCGCCGCGGAGCCCGACGTCGCGTGGCCGATCGTCTCGCAGGAGTTCATCGAGTCCCTCGATCTCGGCTTCAACCCGCTGACGACCCAGATCGAGTCGCACGATTGGCAGGTCGAGCTGTACGACCGCATCCGCCACGCGGGCGGCATCCTGCACAATCTCGCGACCGACATCTGGACGTACATCTCGATCGGCTACTTCACCCAGATCCCGGTCGCCGGTGCGACGGGGTCATCGACGATGCCGCACAAGATCAACCCGATCCGGTTCGAGAACGCCGAGGCGAACCTCGAGATCTCGGGCGGCCTTCTCGCGACGCTGGCGCAGACCCTCGTCACGAGCCGCCTGCAGCGCGACCTGACCGACTCGACGACGCAGCGCAACATCGGCGTCGCCCTCGGCCACTCCCTCCTCGCGCTGGACAACCTGCAGCGCGGCCTGGGCGAGATCTCGCTCGCCGAGGACGTGCTGCTCGCCGACCTCGACGGCAACTGGGAGGTGCTCGGCGAGGCGATCCAGACGGCCGTGCGCGCCGAGGTCGTCGCCGGCCGCTCGACCATCACCGACCCCTACGCGCTGCTCAAGGAGCTCACGCGCGGCCGCCGCGTCGGCGCGGCCGAGCTCGCCGAGTTCGTGCGCGGTCTCGAGATCGGCGACGAGGCCAAGGAGCGCCTGCTCGCGCTGACCCCCGCGACCTACACGGGCATCGCGTCCGAGCTCGTCGACGTGCTCGACGAGGAGCTCGAGCCCGAGGCCGAGCCCCGCTCGTCGGTCTAGGAGCGCGGCTGGTCGCTCGCGGTCTTCTCGTCCGCGGCCCGGCCCGCGGCTGCGAGAACTAGGAGCGCGGCTGGTCGCCCGCGGGCTCGTCCCCGGCGGCCGGGGCGTCGCCGGCGTGCTCGTCGGGGAGGAGCACGGGGCGGTCGACCTGCTTCTGGATCTGCGCAGGGTCGACGGCGAGGAGCAGCAGCGACACGATCAGCAGCACGGCGATGAATGAGACGCCGGCGGCGATCGCCGCGACGACGAGCGCGCGCTCGATGTCGGCGGCCGGCTTCGCCTGGAAGAAGCCCATCGAGACGAGCGTCACGATGCCTGCGAAGACGGCGGCGGCGAACGCGAGCCCGAGCAGCTGCACGGGCTTCATGAGATCGCGGCGGGTCGGCTTGTGGTCGGTCATGACGGACTTCCCTGATCGGATGCCGCGGGCGCGTCCTCTGCGGACGGCTCGACGGAAGGCGACCGGCGGGGCGAGAAGCCCGCGATCGCGAGGTAGACGGCGATGATGGCGGCGTATCCGCCGAAGATCCCCACGCCGATCGTGGTGCCGGTGAGCGTGAAGGACTGCCCCGCGTCGGCGATGTAGTACCGCAGCGCGTACTGCGTCGGGACGAACAGCAGGCCGAGGCCGAGGAGGATCGTGATGATCCCGACCGTGATGGCATCACGCGCTTCGCCGCGGGCCTGCAGGTCGGCGGACCCGCGAAGCTCACGCCGCGAGCGGATGCCGGACGCGAGCTCGATGACGCCCGCGAGCAGAGCCCAGACGATCACAACGACGAAGAAGATCGTCGTCGTGCGCCACGTCGAGACGCCGCCCACCAT
This genomic interval carries:
- a CDS encoding acyl-CoA synthetase, which codes for MSSSSAPRTFEVRHVQLARAVFAALAAAMITFSPDHSAAIGMSVFSGWAIATSIVFFVAIWLVYPAGRRWPFVLLGIVTVIAGMVGGVSTWRTTTIFFVVVIVWALLAGVIELASGIRSRRELRGSADLQARGEARDAITVGIITILLGLGLLFVPTQYALRYYIADAGQSFTLTGTTIGVGIFGGYAAIIAVYLAIAGFSPRRSPSVEPSAEDAPAASDQGSPS
- the purB gene encoding adenylosuccinate lyase, with amino-acid sequence MTISSDQPLGVQPLSPLDGRYRAAVSGLGEYLSEAGLNRARVEVEVEWLIALTDRSLFGTTPLGETEKDRLRVLYLDFGPDEIQWLAEREAVTRHDVKAVEYLVRDRLTQLGLDGIAELTHFACTSEDINSTAYALTVKRAVEEVWLPKLRAVIASLRALAEKHRDAAMLSRTHGQPATPTTMGKELAVFAWRLERVAAQVAASDFLAKFSGATGTWSAHLAAEPDVAWPIVSQEFIESLDLGFNPLTTQIESHDWQVELYDRIRHAGGILHNLATDIWTYISIGYFTQIPVAGATGSSTMPHKINPIRFENAEANLEISGGLLATLAQTLVTSRLQRDLTDSTTQRNIGVALGHSLLALDNLQRGLGEISLAEDVLLADLDGNWEVLGEAIQTAVRAEVVAGRSTITDPYALLKELTRGRRVGAAELAEFVRGLEIGDEAKERLLALTPATYTGIASELVDVLDEELEPEAEPRSSV
- a CDS encoding amino acid transporter, with the translated sequence MTDHKPTRRDLMKPVQLLGLAFAAAVFAGIVTLVSMGFFQAKPAADIERALVVAAIAAGVSFIAVLLIVSLLLLAVDPAQIQKQVDRPVLLPDEHAGDAPAAGDEPAGDQPRS
- a CDS encoding low molecular weight protein-tyrosine-phosphatase, with protein sequence MTASAADPFRVVFVCTGNICRSVMAEVVFRGFADAAGLRDRVGSTSAGTGDWHVGERADQRTIEALTRRGYDGSHHRARQFTLADFAHNDLVVALDRSHERILKGWAPGETDADKIALLMSFDPSARSLDVPDPYYAGPGMFDEVLGMIESASRALFRQLEPAIRPAV